GAAAAAAGTTTATAAAACAAAGGAGTATGTAAAATGTTCTTTGATAACTTTAAGGTTTACAGGAGTAAAAGAAGGACGTTCGCAAAAAGCAACAAATTTTTCTTTATAATATTTTGACTTAGAATTAGACTGTCGCGCCCCGCACGGGGCGCGTGGATTGAAACAGAAAAAAATACACAAGAACCTCTCCCCGGCATAGGTCGCGCCCCGCACGGGGCGCGTGGATTGAAACGCGCATGACGAGGACTACAACCTCACCGGAGATGTCGTCGCGCCCCGCACGGGGCGCGTGGATTGAAACTTATCAGTTCCACGGGTCAGTGGAGCAATCAGTCCGACATTTCTTTTGTAAGAGCCAAATTTACTATCGTTCATCAACCAATTAACCCTCAGCTTGGATTTCAGACAGCTCGTCGCGCCCCGCACGGGGCGCGTGGATTGAAACCCCCACAGACAACGGCATCTACTCCTAGTGTATCGTCGCGCCCCGCACGGGGCGCGTGGATTGAAACTTATCAGTTCCACGGGTCAGTGGAGCAATCAGTCCGACATTTCTTTTGTAAGAGCCAAATTTACTATCGTTCATCAACCAATTTTTTTCCTTTGAATTTTTATGGAATTAGTATAAAATTCAATTAAGAGACACGCCTGAATTGAACAGATCATATAATATATTTCCATAAGGAGAGCATCCGATGAAAAGATATTCCTTTGTAATCCTTGCCCTAGTTGTTTCAGTCTCATTCTTCATATCTTCCTGCGCAACCGGCATCAAGCAGGCTGAAGAAGCTCCTGTTGACAATACATTAAAGATCATAGAAGGCGGCAAGCTGTATGATCAATGGTGGGTGGTTGTCAAAGGGGCTGAAGAGCCGAAACTCAATCATCCGTTATGGTCGCTGCAGAGCATGAACAAAAGAAGCGGCAGCGATACCTGGAGATGCAAAGAATGCCACGGTTGGGATTACCTTGGGAATGAGGGAGCGTACAGCTCAGGTTCTCATAAAACAGGATTTGCCGGCGTGCTCCAGATTTCGAAGATGTCTGTAAAGGATATAGAGGCGATCCTGCTGGGGTCAAATAACCCGTTTCATAATTTCAGCTATGTCATGGACTATGACGCCATTAATAACCTTGCCCTCTTTTTAAAAGAAGGGCTGATCGACGACAGGGTATATATTGACTCCAAGACAAAGGCCCCTTTTAATGCCGATCCCAAGAACGGCAAGGTACTGTATGAAAAAATGTGCCTCAAATGCCACGGCTCTGACGGCACTGAGCTTAACTTCGGCACAGACCAGAGCCCTGAGTATGTCGGGACTATCGCTGTATCAAACCCATGGGAACTTGTTCACAAGATAAGGTTCGGCCAGCCCGGCAGTATTATGCCGGCCCTCAGGCTCAGGCTGAAGCTTTCTGAGAAAGAGAACAAGATGCCGTCCGGAATAGAGACAGGATATACCATGCAAGATGTAATGGATATTGTAAGATACTCACAGACACTGCCCAAATAAGGTTTTCTGAAAAAGAGTTCATATATGGGATGAGGAGATTAACAGCCCCTCATCCCATATTTTTTATGATATCGGCTTTTTGCTTTAGAAGAATCAATGTGCCTGCCAGGCATGCACCTGCAACTGCCTCAAGCGCGCGCTGCGTGCCTACATAATGCGCCAGGCTTCCAATCGCCAAATTCCCGAGAGTTGCCGTGCCGAGAAAGACGAGCGTAAATGCGCTCATGACCCTGCCCCTCAGCCTGTCAGGGACTGCAAGCTGAAGCATGCTGTTCGCAGTTGCTATATGGCTGACCGCTCCCCAGCCGACAAAGAAGAGCATGGCATTGGAAAGCCAGGCGGCAGTTGAAAAAGAGAATATTAGCAGGCTTATCGAAAATACAATCCCTGATACGGCAAGCAGCAGCCCTTTTTTTGAATGGTCACCTTTAAGGACAAGGCTGATAGCTCCGGCAAAAGCGCCCGCGCCTGCAACGCTCATCAGGATGCCATAACCTGCCGCTCCGGTATTAAGGATATCCCTCGCGTATACAGGTAAAAAACTTATATAAGGAAGTCCGAAGAACCCGGTTATGGCTATGAACATCAAAAGTGTATAGACGCCCGGCTCGCTGAAGATAAAGCGTATCCCCTCCTTGAACTCTTCGACCACTCCCTTTCTCTCCTCTTCCTTCTTTTGGGATACCGGAATTCTGATCAGCATAAGCCCTATGATAGCGGCCAGAAAGCTCAATGAGTTCATGAAAAAACAGGCCGCTATGCCCATGAAGCTTATTAATAATCCTGCGACAGAAGGGCCGATGACCCTTGAACCGTTAAAGGCGGCCGAGTTAAGGGCGATGGCATTCATAAGCTTATCCTTGCCGACCATCTCAATAAAAAATGCCTGCCTCGCCGGCATATCAAAGGCGCGCGTCGTCCCGACAAAAAAAGCGATGACAACGACATGCCAGACCGTCACCACATCTGCCATGACCAGAAAAGCAAGAAGTAACGCAAGGAGCATGAGTGCAACCTGCGCAGCAATAAGTATCTTCCTCTTTGACAGCCTGTCAGCCGCAACGCCGCCTGCCAATGAAAAGACAACCGAAGGCAGTGATGCGGCAGCGCCCACAAGGCCGAGATAAAAAGGCGAGTCAGTCAGCTTCAGCACAAGCCACCCCTGTGCGGCAGAATGCATCCACGTGCCGGTAAGGGATATCACCTGCCCGAACCAGTAAAGGCGGAAGTTCCTGTTGTAGAGCGATGAAAAAACTTTAGAGGACATGGTCAAATTAATATAACACAACCCTCTCGTTGCCTTGTGCCTTTATGCCGGTGTAACTTCGTCATTATCTTTTGACATGAAAAACTCCATGCAGTATCATAACGTGATGAAGAAGATAAGGCTTACAGAAAAAGTAAAAGCAGCAGGCTGAGCAGCCAAATTAGGTCCGGCGGACCTATCCGAAATACTGACAGACCTGCATAAATGCAAGGACCGGAGCGTTGTCGTGGGCCCGGGGGATGACGCAGGCGTATTCCGCTATAAGGACACACTTATGGTGGAGACGGTTGATGTCATCACGCCGATAGTTGACGACCCGTACACCTTCGGGGCGATCTGCGCCGCAAACTCTGTGAGCGATGTTTACGCCATGGGAGGCAAACCACTCACCGCTCTTGCCATACTGGGATACGCATCATGCGATTTCGGCCCTGATGTCATAAGAAGCCTCATGAAGGGCGCCATGGACAAACTTCACGAAGCAGATGTCTGCCTTATCGGAGGCCATAGTATTGAGGACAATGAGATAAAGTTCGGCTTTGCTGTTTCAGGAGTCGTTGAAAAAAATAAACTATTGAGAGTAGACGGAGCGTCTGAAGGCGAGATACTCATCCTCACAAAAAAGCTCGGCACAGGCATACTGACCTCAGCGGTGAAACTCAGGAAGATGAAAGAAGCCGGATTAAAAGATGTTATTGACTCTATGCTAACGCTCAACAAAACCGCTGCAAAGGCTGCTGTTGCCGCAGGGTCTCAGGCTGCTACCGATGTGACAGGATTCGGTCTGCTCGGGCATGCTTTGAATATGGCGGCAAGCTCTAAAAAGAATCTTGTCATCTCATATGATGATATCCCGTTTATGAATAGAGTGAAAGAATTTATCGCGGCGGGCGTGATACCTAAAGGCGCGAAAAAGACGCTGGAGTTCTGCAGCAGGAATACAAAGTTCTCTGACAGGCTTTCAGATATCGACAAGATAGCGCTCTCTGACCCGCAGACCTCAGGCGGCATGCTCATAGCCCTGCCGCAGAAAGGGCTCGCAACATTCAAGAGGCTTATGAAGAAAGAGAATGCCCCTTACTGGATAATCGGAGAGGTTGTTAAAGGCAAAGGTGCGGTTATTGTCAGATAACGGGCTGGATGAGATCAAAAAGATGATCGCCGACTATATGGAGAGCGGTTTTCTTGATAATATCATTGCGATGTTCAGGCAGGACAAAAGCCTGTACATCACCATCGGCGATATACTCGGAGATGAGAGGCTGCGTGTAAGGATAGGAATGACCGCGCTGGTTGAGGCCCTGATAGATGAAGATTATGTCCACCTCCATGCCGCCATACCAGGGATTGCAGCGCAGCTTAATAATCCAATCCCTACCATACGCGGCGACGCAGCACACCTGCTCGGCATCATAGGCCACAAAGATGCCCTTCCTTATTTGTTGAAAGCGCAGGATGAAGGGCACGCCCATGTCAAAGAAGTGATCGATGAATCCATAGAGGCGATCAGACAGAACGCGCTTTCTGAAAAGATAATAAACGGCGAATAGATAATTCATATTGCCAATATGAAAAAAGCCCTCAAACAGTCAATCGCAATAATCTGCATATTATTTTCAATGGCATTCTGCGCCTCCTCTCAAGCAAATGAGAACGGCCTTTACGATTCTGAACTGGCAAAGGTCAAGGCATGCGATGAGTCATCTGATTTCACCAAACTGAGGCTCTTATATTCAAAGACATCCAAATATAATCCATATGCTTCTGACCGTGAAAAAAGCGAAGCGATGTACCAGTCGTTCAATGAAGGGAAGTTTGAAGAAGCCGTCAGCTATGCCAACCTGATCTTAGACAAAAATTATGTCGATCTTGATGCTCATATATTATTGACATTCGCCTATCAGGAGATCGGCAACGCGGAGAGGTCAGGTTTTCATGACTTTGTAGTTAATGGTTTGCTGAATTCCATACTTGCTTCAGGAGACGGTGAGTCCGCTAAGACCGCCTATGTGGTCATCAGCGTAAAAGAAGAATACGCCATCCTGAATCTCCTCGGCCTTCAGGCAGATGAACAGAGACTGGTCAATCAAGACGGCCACAGCTATGATGTATTCAAAGTCACAGACCTCAAGACCGGGCAGAGTTCAGTATTGTATTTTAACGTGGACATTCCCTTGGGCTGGTTGGAGAAGAAGATTTAAACTCTTTCTCATTTCATGCGGGTAAATGACTAATGCGATGCTACGGTATAAACAACGAAGGGAAGATAACATTAAGAAAGGCGGTGTAGAGATGGCAATGAAGATATTTAACCAACGACAAAATAAACTGATTTTTATTTTATTGATGTTGATGATGGTTGTCCGGGGTGGGAGTGGATGGGCGGAGGCGCAGAAAGATACACAGGCAAAACAAGATGAGTTGGTATGCGGGGATACGAGGATTGTATCAGAGCTTATATGTCCTGCTGAAATAGATTCAGTGGATTTTTTTAATAGTTATGAATGCGAACAAAATCTGTTTATAACAAATGAACAAAAATTAAAAACATATATAGAAGGAAGAATTTGGTCATGGGGATGCGTGGAAGGAAATAAAACTAAATACATTGCTATTACTTATGATACGGGAGGTAATGGTCGTTGTGGCTTTTTTCACTGGACAGATGTATATGATTTGAAGGGGGAATTTTTAATGAGTGATTATTTTAAATCTTCTTCTGTCGATGAAGCATTGTGCGCTCTTTCTTATGTTAATGGCTGTGAAGATTTTAAGAATTTTTGCGAGGGATTAAGCAAATCTGCTGTAAGTAAGATTAAAAACGAGGTTAATAATTGGAAAATAAATAGAGAGAAAATTGAAGAGTTAATAGGTAAAGATGAGAAATTCCTAAAACAGCCTAATTATGGTTATAAGAGAGAAGAATAAATTACTGATACTTACTGACTCGTCTCACTTGATGTAGAAATTTCCACAGCCGGAGCCGCGCCCATCTTGTCAGGATTGATGATCCATATGATACCGAAGCCCTTCTCCTGGTAGATCCTCGCGAGTCCGAGCCTTGATATCTCAAGCAGCGCGAGGAAGGTCACTATGATCGAGACCTTTGTATAGTCGCCTTCAAAGAGGTCCTGAAACCTTATGCCGTCCTCCTTCTCAAGCCTTTCAACGATGAAGTTTATCTTGTCGGAGATCGTGAGCGTCTCTCTGGTTATCTCGCGCATCTCCATAGGCGCGGTCTTAAGCAGCTCCTTGAACGCGGAGATCAGGTCAAAGACGCTCATCTCATCAAATAGCGGCTCAGGCTCAAAATCAAAATCTTCTTTTTGCGGAAGCGGCCTGTGAAAGACATTCTTCCATGTCTCTTCTCTCGTTCTCAGATACAATGAAGAGTCTTTGAACGCCTGATACTCCAAAAGCCTCATGACAAGCTCTGACCTCGGGTCTTCAGGCGCTTCGTCAGCTGCCACTTCATCAGGAGGCAGCAGCATCTTTGTCTTGATATGGATGAGCGTGGCTGCCATTACCAGGAACTCGCCTGCGATCTCAAGGTTCAGCTCCTTCATGAGGTCAATATACTCGAGATACTGTTTGGTAATATGAACTATGGGTATATCATAGATATCGATCTTCTCCTCTCTTATCATATGGAGAAGGAGGTCAAGCGGCCCCTCAAAATCAGGCATCTTAAAGAGGAAATTTTCCTGCTCTTCTGCTTGTAAAATATCTTCGCTCATTTCGGAGGTTATTATAACACGGAATATATTTTTTTCTTGACTTTTTTGGCCGATTTTCTGTTCAGATCAAAGATTAATTTTCATAGAGAAATCTTAATAAAAAATGCTTGCCTATGCATGTTGTTATCGTATATAATACTTAACCTTTCTTCGGGCTTTATCAACAAGTTATTCACAATTGTTGATAACTATTATTTTAATTGCGTTAAGGAACCCTTTCATTGCATTTAGAAAAAGAGATGGACATACAGGAAACCTGGGACAAAACCCTTGAAACTATTCAGGAAAAGATCGGCAGCCAGACCTTTGACCTGTGGTTCAGGCCGATCAAATTCTTATCACTGAAAGACCAGCAGCTGGCCCTTGAGGTCCCTAACAAGTTCTTTAAGGAATGGATAGAAGACCACTTCCCCATGCTTATCTCAACAACTTTTTCAGGACTGCTGAAAGAGAACGTCTCTGTCAAGTACAAAGTCACTGAAAAAAAAGAGAGCATTGTGCTGAAAAAGGTGGAGATAAAACAGGAGAACAGAAGGGTCAAGCTGGCAAAACGCGGCATCTTTCTTAACCCGAAGTTCACTTTTGAATCTTATGTTGTAGGGCCGAGCAACCAGTTTGCCCATGCCGCTGCCCATGCTGTAGCCGATTCGCCGGGCAATGCGTATAACCCCCTCTTCATATACGGAGGCGTCGGCCTCGGCAAGACCCATCTGATGAACGCTATCGGCAATAACATCATAGACAAGAACCCGGACATAAAGCTCATGTACGCGCGGGCTGAACAATTCACCAATGAATTCATGAACTCCATACGGAACAAAA
This genomic stretch from Nitrospirota bacterium harbors:
- a CDS encoding MFS transporter, whose protein sequence is MSSKVFSSLYNRNFRLYWFGQVISLTGTWMHSAAQGWLVLKLTDSPFYLGLVGAAASLPSVVFSLAGGVAADRLSKRKILIAAQVALMLLALLLAFLVMADVVTVWHVVVIAFFVGTTRAFDMPARQAFFIEMVGKDKLMNAIALNSAAFNGSRVIGPSVAGLLISFMGIAACFFMNSLSFLAAIIGLMLIRIPVSQKKEEERKGVVEEFKEGIRFIFSEPGVYTLLMFIAITGFFGLPYISFLPVYARDILNTGAAGYGILMSVAGAGAFAGAISLVLKGDHSKKGLLLAVSGIVFSISLLIFSFSTAAWLSNAMLFFVGWGAVSHIATANSMLQLAVPDRLRGRVMSAFTLVFLGTATLGNLAIGSLAHYVGTQRALEAVAGACLAGTLILLKQKADIIKNMG
- a CDS encoding DUF4919 domain-containing protein, giving the protein MKKALKQSIAIICILFSMAFCASSQANENGLYDSELAKVKACDESSDFTKLRLLYSKTSKYNPYASDREKSEAMYQSFNEGKFEEAVSYANLILDKNYVDLDAHILLTFAYQEIGNAERSGFHDFVVNGLLNSILASGDGESAKTAYVVISVKEEYAILNLLGLQADEQRLVNQDGHSYDVFKVTDLKTGQSSVLYFNVDIPLGWLEKKI
- a CDS encoding segregation/condensation protein A, with translation MSEDILQAEEQENFLFKMPDFEGPLDLLLHMIREEKIDIYDIPIVHITKQYLEYIDLMKELNLEIAGEFLVMAATLIHIKTKMLLPPDEVAADEAPEDPRSELVMRLLEYQAFKDSSLYLRTREETWKNVFHRPLPQKEDFDFEPEPLFDEMSVFDLISAFKELLKTAPMEMREITRETLTISDKINFIVERLEKEDGIRFQDLFEGDYTKVSIIVTFLALLEISRLGLARIYQEKGFGIIWIINPDKMGAAPAVEISTSSETSQ
- the selD gene encoding selenide, water dikinase SelD produces the protein MLTDLHKCKDRSVVVGPGDDAGVFRYKDTLMVETVDVITPIVDDPYTFGAICAANSVSDVYAMGGKPLTALAILGYASCDFGPDVIRSLMKGAMDKLHEADVCLIGGHSIEDNEIKFGFAVSGVVEKNKLLRVDGASEGEILILTKKLGTGILTSAVKLRKMKEAGLKDVIDSMLTLNKTAAKAAVAAGSQAATDVTGFGLLGHALNMAASSKKNLVISYDDIPFMNRVKEFIAAGVIPKGAKKTLEFCSRNTKFSDRLSDIDKIALSDPQTSGGMLIALPQKGLATFKRLMKKENAPYWIIGEVVKGKGAVIVR
- a CDS encoding HEAT repeat domain-containing protein, giving the protein MSDNGLDEIKKMIADYMESGFLDNIIAMFRQDKSLYITIGDILGDERLRVRIGMTALVEALIDEDYVHLHAAIPGIAAQLNNPIPTIRGDAAHLLGIIGHKDALPYLLKAQDEGHAHVKEVIDESIEAIRQNALSEKIINGE
- a CDS encoding cytochrome c; its protein translation is MKRYSFVILALVVSVSFFISSCATGIKQAEEAPVDNTLKIIEGGKLYDQWWVVVKGAEEPKLNHPLWSLQSMNKRSGSDTWRCKECHGWDYLGNEGAYSSGSHKTGFAGVLQISKMSVKDIEAILLGSNNPFHNFSYVMDYDAINNLALFLKEGLIDDRVYIDSKTKAPFNADPKNGKVLYEKMCLKCHGSDGTELNFGTDQSPEYVGTIAVSNPWELVHKIRFGQPGSIMPALRLRLKLSEKENKMPSGIETGYTMQDVMDIVRYSQTLPK